From a single Sphingosinicellaceae bacterium genomic region:
- a CDS encoding SDR family oxidoreductase, producing MRALEGKVALVIGGTRGIGAAVSRRMAADGASVAIIYLSRSVDAESFGSELRGTGTAVQMIQADVSDPKALSDAIDEIVSHFGRLDVLVNVAGMAIVGLLDSYADDAFDRIFALNVRAPFLASKRASSMMDAGGRIITIGSIVADRMPGAGGTLYAASKAALGGMTRGLARDLGARGITVNLVQPGPIDTERNPAEGPNSAANRTPLAIPRHGTTDEVAGLVAYLASSEAGFVTGATYNIDGGWSA from the coding sequence ATGCGGGCACTAGAGGGGAAGGTCGCCCTTGTGATCGGCGGTACGCGAGGTATCGGCGCGGCCGTTAGTCGAAGGATGGCCGCCGATGGCGCGTCTGTTGCGATCATCTATTTGAGCCGTTCCGTAGACGCGGAGAGCTTTGGCAGCGAGCTGCGCGGCACCGGCACCGCCGTCCAGATGATCCAGGCCGACGTGAGCGATCCAAAGGCCCTTTCCGACGCTATCGACGAAATTGTCTCGCATTTTGGTCGGCTCGACGTGCTGGTGAACGTCGCCGGCATGGCAATCGTCGGCCTGCTGGACTCCTACGCCGACGACGCATTCGACCGGATTTTTGCCCTCAATGTCAGGGCACCCTTCCTCGCATCGAAGCGAGCGTCGAGCATGATGGACGCAGGAGGCCGCATTATTACGATCGGTAGCATCGTGGCCGACCGGATGCCCGGTGCGGGAGGAACACTCTACGCGGCCAGCAAGGCAGCGCTTGGAGGCATGACACGTGGCCTCGCGCGTGATCTGGGCGCACGAGGGATCACGGTCAATCTTGTACAGCCGGGACCGATCGATACGGAACGCAATCCCGCAGAGGGTCCCAATTCCGCTGCCAATCGGACACCGCTAGCAATTCCCCGCCACGGCACGACCGATGAAGTCGCAGGTCTGGTAGCCTATCTGGCATCGTCAGAGGCCGGCTTCGTCACCGGAGCGACCTACAATATCGATGGCGGGTGGAGTGCTTGA
- a CDS encoding 3'-5' exonuclease, whose product MRSVRVIDLETTGNRPPAHGVCEIGWQDVSLVGDAWIVTASRGSSLVNPGRTIPAVTQAVHHIIDEDVVGAPLWPDIAPDVMRGHLVLAAHRASFEQRFCTPALTGGARWICTWKCALRLWPGSPSFSNQVLRYWRKPRGLDRNLGLPVHRALPDAYVTAHHLRDMLAEVSVEQLLEWSELPGLLPRVVAGPDRGKAWSELGSEALATWVRDRDEDVRYSAAFELARRGGTEPAPPPQPQGQLFA is encoded by the coding sequence ATGCGTAGCGTGCGTGTTATCGACCTCGAAACCACCGGCAATCGTCCGCCAGCCCATGGGGTCTGCGAGATCGGCTGGCAGGACGTCAGCCTCGTGGGCGATGCGTGGATCGTCACGGCATCGCGCGGCAGCAGCCTCGTCAATCCTGGTCGCACCATCCCGGCAGTGACGCAGGCCGTCCACCACATCATCGACGAGGACGTCGTCGGCGCGCCACTGTGGCCCGATATCGCTCCGGACGTGATGCGCGGCCACCTGGTCCTCGCCGCCCACCGCGCCAGCTTCGAGCAGCGCTTCTGCACACCCGCGCTGACCGGCGGCGCACGCTGGATCTGCACCTGGAAGTGTGCGCTGCGGCTGTGGCCGGGCAGCCCGTCGTTCTCGAACCAGGTGCTGCGCTACTGGCGCAAGCCGCGCGGCCTCGACCGCAACCTCGGGCTGCCGGTCCACCGCGCGCTGCCCGACGCCTATGTCACCGCGCACCACCTCCGCGACATGCTGGCGGAGGTCAGCGTCGAGCAGTTGCTCGAATGGAGCGAGCTGCCAGGATTGCTGCCGCGAGTCGTCGCCGGGCCCGACCGCGGCAAGGCGTGGAGCGAACTCGGCAGCGAAGCCCTCGCCACCTGGGTCCGCGACCGCGACGAGGACGTGCGCTATTCCGCCGCATTCGAGCTGGCGCGGCGTGGCGGGACCGAGCCTGCTCCGCCGCCCCAGCCACAAGGTCAGTTGTTTGCCTGA
- a CDS encoding DUF423 domain-containing protein has product MSDLQTPSRTLPALAALNGLLAIAIGAFAAHGITDPQAKQWINTGVTFQLPQAAAVFALLGWRDERRVRAVAWLVAAGSFVFAASLYALALGAPRWSAAFAPIGGTAMIAGWAWLAVVALRPPIR; this is encoded by the coding sequence ATGAGTGACCTTCAGACGCCAAGCCGGACCCTGCCCGCGCTCGCGGCGCTTAACGGCCTGCTGGCAATCGCGATTGGGGCGTTCGCGGCGCACGGCATCACTGATCCGCAGGCGAAGCAGTGGATCAATACCGGCGTGACCTTCCAGCTGCCCCAGGCGGCCGCGGTGTTCGCGCTGCTCGGCTGGCGCGATGAGCGGAGGGTGCGCGCCGTGGCGTGGCTGGTGGCGGCGGGCAGCTTCGTCTTTGCCGCGAGCCTATACGCGCTGGCGCTCGGGGCACCGCGCTGGAGCGCTGCCTTTGCACCCATCGGCGGCACCGCGATGATCGCCGGTTGGGCGTGGCTGGCGGTCGTGGCGCTTAGACCACCGATCCGCTGA
- a CDS encoding class II aldolase/adducin family protein yields MATQLKPVDDSKGSVSLKDSVSAEEWAIRVDLAAAYRLVALYGWDDLIFTHLSARIPGPEHHFLINPYNLMFEEMTASTLVKIDVEGKPVLPTPYIVNAAGFTIHSAIHMGRDDAMAVMHLHTSSGQAVAAQAEGLMPLTQTAMLIRNEVAYHEYEGVATDLEERARLVEDLGTKDAMILRNHGTLTVGASVAQCFIKMYFLERACDAQIKALSAGPGGLYNPPQGTPEKAAGQGSAGLGMIADRLAWPALLRKLDRIDPSFRE; encoded by the coding sequence ATGGCCACGCAGCTTAAGCCGGTTGATGATAGCAAGGGCAGCGTCAGCCTCAAGGACAGCGTCAGCGCCGAGGAGTGGGCGATCCGTGTCGACCTCGCTGCCGCCTACCGGCTGGTCGCGCTGTACGGTTGGGATGATCTGATCTTCACGCACCTGTCGGCGCGCATTCCCGGCCCCGAGCACCACTTCCTGATCAACCCTTACAACCTGATGTTCGAGGAAATGACCGCCTCCACGCTGGTCAAGATCGACGTCGAGGGCAAGCCGGTGCTGCCGACCCCGTACATCGTCAACGCCGCCGGCTTCACCATCCACTCGGCGATCCACATGGGCCGTGACGACGCGATGGCGGTGATGCACCTCCACACCAGCAGCGGCCAGGCGGTGGCCGCGCAGGCGGAGGGGCTGATGCCGCTGACCCAGACCGCGATGCTGATCCGCAACGAGGTCGCCTACCACGAGTACGAAGGCGTCGCGACCGACCTCGAGGAGCGTGCGCGGCTGGTCGAGGACCTCGGCACCAAGGACGCGATGATCCTGCGCAATCACGGCACGCTGACCGTCGGCGCCAGCGTCGCGCAATGCTTCATCAAGATGTATTTCCTCGAACGCGCCTGCGATGCCCAGATCAAGGCGCTGTCGGCGGGGCCGGGCGGGCTGTACAATCCACCACAGGGCACCCCCGAGAAAGCCGCCGGCCAGGGGAGCGCGGGGCTCGGCATGATCGCCGACCGGCTCGCGTGGCCGGCGCTGCTCAGGAAGCTCGACCGGATCGACCCTAGCTTCCGCGAATAG
- a CDS encoding DUF2256 domain-containing protein yields MPRMRAKSDLPSKLCAACGRPFAWRKKWERDWDNVLYCSDKCRASPKRQVGAD; encoded by the coding sequence ATGCCCCGGATGCGCGCCAAGTCCGATTTGCCGTCCAAGCTTTGCGCCGCCTGCGGCCGGCCGTTCGCATGGCGCAAGAAGTGGGAACGCGACTGGGACAACGTGCTCTATTGCTCCGATAAATGCCGCGCTTCCCCTAAGCGTCAAGTCGGCGCAGACTGA
- a CDS encoding alkaline phosphatase D family protein, translating to MFHEFDRRSVVRLGLAGAGLAALPAGVFAQLLPARGFTHGIASGDPGHDNVLLWTRFVGSGDAPVPLLVEVAEEPGFGRIVARAEGSAAASSDWCAKLRATGLTPGKWYFYRFTGLDGSVSPVGRTRTLPQGKVDRFNIAVFSCSNKGFGYFNAYAHAAARADLDLIVHVGDYFYEYKRGIYPTVAEEVGARVPKPLNELIALDDYRTRYADYRTDPDLLALHRNFPMISIWDDHEFANDAWTGGAENHQPDEGPWEDRKAHAKQAYHEWLPVAERSYNRYDIGDLVTLLVLDTRVEGREKQLDLVPALKGGKEGLIAFRDGAWSDPKRTLMGFEQEKWVTDELKSSVRSGARWQLLAQQIVMGKQVTPKAAADWLGPNPGKEALGYVQAGIAAASVGLPGNLDSWGGYESARNRLLSAAQEAGTSLVVVSGDSHNAWANDLAHGGKPAGVEFAGQGVTSPGYESALAADPLVVAAGLVAANPELKWCDTARRGYVTVSFTPEAARADWVFMADVKVPGTATSKGQAAVARRGRNVMELV from the coding sequence ATGTTCCACGAGTTCGACCGACGGTCGGTGGTGCGGCTGGGGCTCGCGGGGGCAGGGCTGGCGGCGCTTCCCGCCGGCGTTTTCGCGCAGCTGCTGCCGGCGCGCGGCTTCACCCACGGCATCGCGAGCGGTGACCCCGGCCACGACAACGTCCTGCTGTGGACGCGATTTGTCGGCAGCGGCGACGCTCCCGTGCCGCTCCTTGTCGAGGTCGCCGAGGAACCCGGCTTCGGGCGGATCGTGGCCCGCGCCGAGGGCAGTGCGGCGGCGTCGTCCGACTGGTGCGCGAAGCTCCGCGCCACCGGGCTGACCCCGGGCAAATGGTATTTCTACCGCTTCACCGGCCTCGACGGCAGCGTCTCCCCGGTCGGCCGTACCCGGACCCTGCCGCAGGGCAAGGTCGACCGCTTCAACATCGCGGTGTTCAGCTGCTCAAACAAGGGCTTCGGCTATTTCAACGCCTACGCTCATGCCGCCGCGCGCGCCGACCTCGACCTGATCGTGCACGTCGGCGACTATTTCTACGAGTACAAGCGCGGCATCTATCCGACGGTGGCAGAGGAAGTCGGCGCTCGGGTGCCGAAGCCGCTCAACGAACTGATCGCGCTCGACGACTACCGGACGCGCTACGCCGACTACCGCACCGACCCCGACCTGCTGGCGTTGCACCGCAACTTCCCGATGATCAGCATCTGGGACGACCATGAGTTCGCCAACGATGCGTGGACCGGCGGCGCCGAGAATCACCAGCCTGACGAGGGCCCGTGGGAGGACCGCAAGGCCCACGCCAAGCAAGCCTATCACGAGTGGCTCCCGGTCGCGGAGCGCTCGTACAACCGCTACGACATCGGCGACCTGGTCACGCTGCTGGTGCTCGATACCCGCGTCGAGGGGCGCGAGAAGCAGCTTGACCTCGTGCCGGCGCTCAAGGGCGGCAAGGAGGGCCTGATCGCCTTCCGCGACGGTGCGTGGAGCGATCCGAAGCGCACGCTGATGGGGTTCGAGCAGGAGAAATGGGTCACCGACGAGCTCAAATCGTCGGTGCGGAGTGGCGCCCGGTGGCAGCTGCTGGCGCAGCAGATCGTCATGGGCAAGCAGGTGACGCCCAAGGCCGCCGCCGACTGGCTCGGCCCCAACCCAGGCAAGGAAGCGCTCGGCTACGTTCAGGCCGGGATCGCAGCGGCGAGCGTCGGCCTGCCCGGCAACCTCGACAGCTGGGGCGGCTACGAGTCGGCGCGCAACCGGCTGCTGTCGGCAGCGCAGGAGGCGGGGACGAGCCTGGTCGTCGTCTCGGGCGACAGCCACAACGCCTGGGCCAACGACCTCGCCCACGGCGGCAAGCCGGCAGGCGTCGAGTTCGCCGGGCAGGGCGTGACCTCGCCCGGCTACGAGTCCGCGCTGGCCGCCGATCCGCTGGTCGTCGCCGCCGGGCTGGTTGCGGCAAACCCGGAGCTGAAATGGTGCGACACTGCGCGGCGGGGCTATGTCACCGTCAGCTTCACCCCCGAAGCGGCCCGCGCCGACTGGGTGTTCATGGCCGACGTGAAAGTGCCCGGCACCGCGACGAGCAAGGGTCAAGCCGCGGTGGCCAGGCGCGGGCGGAACGTCATGGAGCTGGTGTGA